The following are encoded together in the Lathyrus oleraceus cultivar Zhongwan6 chromosome 3, CAAS_Psat_ZW6_1.0, whole genome shotgun sequence genome:
- the LOC127132069 gene encoding subtilisin-like protease SBT3 has protein sequence MSMDTHIHNHVALFSFIIIFHLVSSTLSDQNSNNNYIIHMNLSAMPKPFSNQQSWYLATLSSLLDVTSNQVTTNNDNNLNYISSSKKLTYTYTNVMNGFSAILSPLELEALKTIPGYISSTRDYPVKPDTTHSPQFIGLNPISGTWPTTRYGKNVIIGLIDSGIWPESESLKDDDMPNIPSRWKGQCENGTQFDSSLCNKKLIGARFFNKGLLANNPNITISMNSTRDIDGHGTHTSTTAAGSKVDGASFFGYASGSAIGVAPHAHVSMYKVLWEEGAYTSDTIAAIDSAITDGVDVLSLSLGFDDAPLYEDPVAIATFAAMEKNIFVSTSAGNRGPVLETLHNGIPWVITVAAGTLDREFHGDLTLGNGDVVTGLSLYPGKFSSEKVPMVFMNSCDNLKELIKVKNKIVVCEDKNRTLGVQTDNLDRAKVVGGVFISNSNEDIIYFIQTKFPSIFLNPINGELVKDYIKCNPNNPKTSMKFNTTILGTKPAPSVDSYSSRGPSHSCPFVSKPDITAPGTLILASWPQNVPATKLQSQSNLFNNFNLLSGTSMSCPHIAGVAALLKEAHPNWSPAAIRSAIMTTSNMLDNTKELIKDIGNDYKPASPLALGSGHVNPNRALDPGLVYDTGKQDYVNLLCALNFTHKNIMAITRSSSNNCSNSSLDLNYPSFIAFFNNASVVKSNVVVTQEFQRTVTNVGEEPTIYVANITPIEGFHVSVVPNKLMFKEKNEKATYKLRIEGLRMEENNKVVFGYLTWADTKHIVRSPIVVTSINSELTPP, from the exons ATGTCCATGGATACACATATTCATAACCATGTAGCACTATTCTCTTTTATCATAATCTTTCACCTTGTTTCTTCTACATTGAGTGATCAAAACTCCAACAATAATTATATCATTCACATGAACTTATCAGCCATGCCAAAACCCTTCTCCAACCAACAAAGTTGGTACTTAGCCACACTTTCCTCACTACTTGACGTTACTTCTAATCAAGTAACAACAAACAATGATAATAATCTGAACTATATTTCTTCTTCAAAAAAACTCACATATACCTACACTAATGTCATGAATGGTTTCAGTGCAATTTTGTCTCCTTTAGAGCTTGAAGCTCTAAAAACCATACCCGGGTATATCTCATCCACAAGAGACTACCCTGTTAAACCAGACACAACACACTCACCTCAGTTCATTGGCCTTAATCCGATTTCCGGAACATGGCCTACAACTCGATATGGAAAAAATGTTATCATTGGCTTGATAGACAGTGGAATTTGGCCAGAAAGTGAGAGCTTGAAAGACGACGACATGCCTAATATCCCTTCACGATGGAAAGGACAATGTGAAAACGGTACTCAATTTGATTCGTCGTTGTGCAACAAAAAACTCATAGGAGCACGATTCTTTAACAAAGGATTGTTAGCGAATAATCCTAACATCACAATAAGTATGAACTCGACACGTGACATAGACGGTCATGGTACTCACACATCAACCACTGCTGCTGGAAGCAAAGTCGATGGCGCATCCTTCTTTGGCTATGCCTCTGGATCAGCCATAG GCGTAGCGCCACATGCTCATGTGTCCATGTACAAGGTTTTGTGGGAAGAAGGAGCATATACATCTGATACAATAGCCGCAATTGATAGTGCAATAACAGATGGGGTAGATGTTCTTTCATTATCATTGGGTTTCGATGACGCACCTTTGTATGAAGATCCTGTTGCTATAGCAACATTTGCAGCCATGGAGAAAAACATTTTTGTATCTACATCCGCAGGGAACCGAGGGCCAGTGCTCGAAACTCTACACAATGGAATACCATGG GTAATAACAGTGGCTGCTGGCACATTAGACCGCGAATTTCATGGCGATTTAACCCTCGGAAATGGAGACGTAGTCACCGGCTTATCTCTCTATCCCGGAAAATTTTCATCAGAAAAAGTTCCAATGGTTTTCATGAACTCATGTGATAACTTGAAGGAACTCATCAAAGTGAAAAACAAGATCGTGGTCTGTGAAGACAAAaatcgaacacttggtgtgcaaacTGATAACTTGGACAGAGCAAAAGTTGTTGGTGGTGTTTTCATATCAAATAGTAATGAAGACATAATATATTTCATCCAAACCAAGTTTCCATCGATTTTCTTGAATCCAATCAACGGAGAACTCGTCAAGGATTACATAAAATGCAACCCTAATAATCCAAAAACAAGCATGAAATTTAACACCACAATTTTAGGTACAAAACCAGCCCCAAGTGTGGATAGTTATAGCTCAAGAGGACCATCACATAGTTGTCCATTTGTATCAAAACCCGACATCACAGCGCCAGGTACGCTAATCTTAGCGTCATGGCCACAAAATGTTCCCGCAACAAAACTACAATCACAAAGTAATCTCTTCAACAACTTCAACCTCTTAAGCGGAACATCGATGTCATGTCCACACATTGCAGGTGTAGCCGCACTTCTAAAAGAAGCACACCCTAATTGGAGCCCTGCAGCCATTAGATCAGCTATCATGACAACATCAAACATGTTAGACAACACAAAAGAACTCATCAAAGATATCGGTAACGATTACAAACCGGCTTCGCCTCTAGCATTAGGATCCGGACATGTTAACCCTAATAGAGCACTTGATCCTGGACTTGTTTATGACACCGGAAAACAAGATTATGTAAATCTTCTATGTGCGTTAAACTTCACACACAAAAATATCATGGCTATCACAAGATCATCTTCTAACAATTGCTCTAACTCTTCTTTAGACCTTAACTACCCTTCTTTTATAGCCTTTTTCAATAATGCTAGTGTTGTTAAGTCAAATGTAGTTGTTACACAAGAGTTTCAAAGGACAGTGACCAATGTTGGGGAGGAACCAACTATATATGTAGCTAACATTACACCTATTGAAGGTTTTCATGTTAGTGTTGTTCCAAACAAGTTGATGTTTAAGGAGAAAAATGAAAAGGCTACATACAAGTTGAGGATAGAAGGTTTGAGAATGGAGGAAAATAACAAAGTAGTTTTTGGGTATCTTACTTGGGCAGATACAAAGCACATTGTTAGAAGTCCAATTGTGGTGACTAGCATTAACTCAGAACTAACACCTCCATAG